Within Astyanax mexicanus isolate ESR-SI-001 chromosome 2, AstMex3_surface, whole genome shotgun sequence, the genomic segment tttggggatGCACTTATAATCAGTGTTTTGCTATATGTAATTTGGAGCAAATATGATTTTCAGCTTAAATATAACATATGCAACTGACAGAAGAGGCTGTGTGAAACATAGGAAATTTATTTTTTCAGTACAACATGAAATACAACAGCAAATATCAGCATTAACTAACATGACACAAACATCTATGGTATGTTTAAGATGAATCTGTGAATAAAAGATTACAAACGATTAACTGATAAGAGAAGATATagacataatgtttttttattgtgaggTTTAGTTGTTACTGTGTTTAAGCTAAGCCTGGCTGAAGGGTTAGTTTAACACACCAGGCTAATGTACAACCTagctgtactttagcctggcAAGCTTTCACTATGAGTGTGTTTGCATTCTTTAAATAGTGCTAAATTTCAGCCACAAAGAcggtaaattaaataatatatttcggAGTGAGTTATACATACATGACAACATAAAAATTCTTACTGCTCCTATTAAATACAGCTCttggaaaaaactaaaaatgatcagtttcattgattttatgaaagaaagatggatgatcacaagccatcaaaccaagctggactgcttgaaagttatccaaaagcagtgtataagactggtggaggagaacatgccaagatgcatgaaaaccagggttgttccaccaaatattgatttctgaactctcaaaactttataaatatgaacttgttttctttgcattatttgctgaaagatctgcattttttttgttatttcagcaatttctcattttctgcaaataatgctctaaattaccatattttcatttggaatttgggagaaatgttgtctgtagtttacagaataaaacaacaatattcattttactcaaacataaacctataaatagcaaaatcaatcaatcaactagAGTATCTAGTactacagtatcatttattttactttaatcctggatatatggagatatttggagtgcattattattagtaacctggcattctggatcattgacttctgttacaaatctgataaaattcttgtatttttttatatctcagttaggggtgtgccatatcatattatatcatatcatatcgtatgcaattatagagtttaatttttttgttgttgctgtagtgtattcttgaaattaatatttttaatattcagtgttttgttatatcatcAACAAGTAGTGTTGTTatcatgaaaaaaacattttgtggtattattttagggccacatcgcACACCCCTTCCACATAACTCCATACAAAAGTCTTGTGAGAAACCTTGTTAATTTTATGGTACACAAACAGTCTTCAGGGTAAATCTGGCATCTTCCAGATAGCTTCAAGCACATTGGAGTGATGATCAAAAGCGCGGTCTACTCAAACCTGTTTATTCACTTAATGATAGATTTTACCCCCCCACATTAAActgtgccccccccccctccccctccctggTGTGCAATTAGCCTCTGGGTTTAAGACTAATCATCAAAGTGATTCCCAGAGTCGTGAACGAAACCCTGGTTATGATGGCCTGTCTGTGGATAGGGCTGGTCTGTGTTGTGTTGGTAGTACGAATCTTGGTACTGGTTGTAATTCTGACCAGTCTGACCGTAATTCTGACCAGTCTGACTGTAATTCTGACCAGTCTGGTCGTAATTCTGACCAGTCTGACCGTAATTCTGACCAGTATGATTCTGATCAGGATTGTAGTCGGGTTTGTAGTCGTAGTCGTAGCTGGTGGGCTCAGGctcgtggtggtggtggtgctggtaTTGATCATAAGCCTCTCTGGAATCCTCTTGAGCATAGGCACTGTGATGCTGCTGGTCAAAAAGGTGACTGGTGTCCTCAGGGTCAGGATGGTGTTGGTAATGTTGATCTTGGTACTGATAACTCGCTCCGGCGTACTCCTGATCGTAATCACTGCTGTGAAGCTGCTGGTCGTAATCATGATTGGCAGGCTGCTGGTACTCCAGATTACTCTGCTGAAGGTCAGGCTCTGGTGCTGGAGTCTCCTTCACTGTACTCAGCAGGTTCTTGGGATATCGATTTTTCATTTTAAGGCCGATGTTCTGGTAGATGTGAAATCCCAAGACAAACTGCAGGATCTGAACAAGCAGATAAAAAcagattgttattattatttacactGGTAGTAATGGGAAACAGGGGTCACAATGCTTATAAAACATATGTAACTATTTTATTTgccagcattttatttatttattttatttttaatattagtaccatgttaaaataaggctcctttataaagagtttttaaatagtttataaaggagtttattaatagttattaattaattaacacttAATTAGCAAGGCAGGGCAACAGTGGCATGTTGTATACCAAATAGTTATTCTaaattcatttatactgtttaaCCTAAGATATTACTAGATGCTTATATTACTTTTCTGTAAATAgctttattcatgtatatatatatatatatatatatatatatatatatatatatatatatatatatatatatatatatatatatatataataacatattaaatgactaagctGACTTTCTATATTACTGTATTAGATATGTTCAAAAAGAAGTTATTTTCACTGTTGTTCttactatttatgtgttgtaagtgcttactAATATAACTTAAtgtataaccattaataaacttcttaataaactatttataatccCTTCATAattgagccttattttaaagtggtaccttaatATGTTACTATTATTTAGAGACTACATCACTACAGTGAACAGTTCTGAATATTTAGGTTTCTCTACAGCAGAGTATGCCAACACCATATTATTGGTGCAGATTctgtcatgttaaaaaaaaaaaaaaaatatatatatatatatatatatatatatatatatatatatacagctcagtttctgaatcagtttctctgattttgctattaataggtatatgtaaaattaacattgttgttttattctataaactacagacaacatttctcccaaattccaaataaaaatattgtcatttagagcatttattagcagaaaataaaaaatggctgaaaaaacatcaagaaagatgcagagtttCCCATGCAAACCTCAaccaatgcaaataaaacaagttcatattcataaagttttaagagttcagaaatcagtgtttggtggaataacccacagttttcatgcatcttggcatgttctcctccaccagtcttacacactgcttttggataactttatgccacacctggtgcaaaaattcaagcagttcagtttggtggtttgatggcttgtgatcatccatcttcctcttgattatattccaaaggttttcaattcgTTAATTTAAAGAAACTTATacttttcaagtggtctcttatttatttatttatttttttgctgtacaTATATCTACAATCAAATTAAGtactgctatacaagctgtaccCTGACTACTCTAATAATTCAAGAGTAATTTCTATAgtgttttaatattgtaataaagtATTTACAGAAATATAAGGGGTGTGTTcactagattttttttctttaatacttAAATACTCATTCTGGTTAAATTCTACAGACTGTTATGCTTAAAATCTTGGGAAAACAGCAGGTTTAGAAATACTCAAACCAGTAATATTAATCATGCAATGTTTAAAATCAGAGACCAGGTTTCTTCCTCATTCTGACGGTTGATTTTAACATTACCTGAAGCTGCTGACTTGTGTCTGCATGAACATGTGCACTGTACTGCTGCTAAATGACGGGCAGATTAGATGATTGCATGAATGATTATACACTGCTTGGTGATTGAATGTACAAAAAACATGAGGCCAAGTTTTACTAAAGATTTTGTCACAACTGCAATTAAAACATCACTTTCAAAGGCATTTCTACTCTCATGTTGCCTAAACTGAAAGGTCTCACTCTCCCCCCACCATTCTCCCTCTCTTAAACTCACACACTCTCCCTCATGGTCATACAGTTACCTGAATGGCAACGAGTCCAAGGTCCATGCCTACTATCACAAATATATTAGTTTCGGACCAGTCTCTTAGTTTCACCCCGCAGCCCTGCACCAAGAATAAACAGCACATTTTAGTTCACACAGCTCAGAGTTTCCAGGGGAGTAAACTGCATTTTGCAAATAGACTGACATGCCAAACATCAATGGTATAACAGTAAAGTGATATCTAAGGGGATACTTTGGAAATGTCCACTTCTGTATACGGGCCATTTCACCGAATATGTGTCATTTGCTtgatgtaactcttccaaattaaactgattattatttagttttatcttttttcaactctgaatccaataacacatatatttaactattcaaaacatgtattggtcaaactcaggcagctttatttatttttcacaaggtttctaagccgaaaatggttacaaaactcatgtgacatttaaatagcatgtttaaaagcaagtccactaattcctttgattttctctcaagtctttaaattttattttaaagaaatgataattgatatttatgacaaaaaatcattcatgttactggaactcacttctgttactctttatgttttaagtaacatcactgaaagtaacaggactgagtttttagcatagaattagcaaaaacatgaaaaacatagCTAAATGGACACTGAGAActttctagtgattttcccaaaatttgtattttaaaaaataaacaaataaaacctaaaaattaatttaggtaacaggacagtgTTGAGATTTTGTTCTTTTCATGGTCTTTAGAATAACCAACTGATGTGACTTGATTTttcaggtaacaggactgagtgaaacccagggaactaaaatgtgtatttaaacttaaatattacagatttattatgaatatatacctaaagcatagatgggatttggagtcacacaacaatgcaacaaAATTACATATgtgaatgattttaataattatgtttatatttaggGAGTGGGGTGGTTTGGTgttataagtagtttttattaattacagttaaaaactgtccagcatgctcatggcaaggtggcaTGATTTATCAGAGTTTAAGCGAGTCCTGATAGTGTGTGTttagatggatgggacattcagtttctgaattaatgCAGGTATTTAACATAATTTCATGATCCACAGTATTACAGTGTCAGTGTTATCATAGTGCAAAGTGTTATTATACCGTTGAGTATATTTCTGAGCCCATTCCAAATGGGTACATCTCACTAGACAGTTCAGAGACTACAGGGCAGCTGCCATTAAAGCAGGAGCACGGGTACACATCCATCCTGTTCAGGGTCTGAATGAGAAAATTCATCTCCCAGTCGCTGGCGTTCCTTCGACCGCAGCATTGAGCCTGTAGAGAAAAACAAATTCATTACAAACTAGCAGATCATAAAAAACCCAGCTgtgcctttttttattaaaaatgaaaaaaaaaggatcaatatattaaaataaacaggTCAATATCACTGTTATATAATACATACAGACTGCTGCACACTGTCCAGAAGATCCCAAGTTGTTTGTGTATCATTGACGCCATACCCAGTGATGATGGCATCGAAACTTTCAGTCAAAAACGCCTCAATctgttaaagcaaaaaaaaaaaaaaacacgttttgtTTCTGGCTTACTTTTGGTGTGAAACTGGCTGAAATGTTTAAACATCAGGCATGGAGTAATAGAAACACATGCTGCAGGGTGCGTGAGGAAGTGTCAGCAGGGAAATGTGGTGACACTAATCTGGCAGAAAGCAGTATTGGTTTAGGAATAGTCTCCTTTCATGTTTTCCCAGGCCATTCTGTggtagttaaatattaaatacagtggCATTCAAAATGTGGACGCCCCTGCTCAAAATATCTGTTTCTGTGAAGAGCTGTGTGAGTAAAAATTACCTGATTTCCAAAAGATATTaagttaaatttgacacaaaataacgacagacagacagacagacagacagacagacagacagacagacagatagatagatagatagatagatagatagatagatagatagatagatagatagatagatagatagatagatagaatacaCACAAGAAACAgggaaaaactataaaataaacattaaaattgacacatttgtgtttatatataataagcagggtttatattttacattttaaaacttacTTTGTTTCTTTTCACCAACAGCAGTAAAGTGATGAAAACTTGACCCAAGATAATGGCAAATAACATGCCCATGTACTGAAAAAGAAATGAAGATTGTGAGTTCATAAACTTAGCACatttatatgtgttatatatatagaatacataaaatatgtacatatagAAACTGTAACTTAAACGTGGTAactgtaaaaaaattatttaccatTTATTATTTTACCACAATTTATTTCTAAAAcactaatttactgtattttaccttTAAGATGTTCTTTATTCCTACCAAGCTTACTGTGTGTAGACTTTGTATCATGTGACCTACACTGTGACTGATTATATTGGGTTTATTGAATGCTATATGAAACTGTTGGTGCTTTCAACCATACCCTTGTAAACGAAAAGTGCATTtaggtatatttttaaaagtatacttaacatggaaaagtacatacttttaacagtaaaattaatacatactcaaatacattggcgtaggaaccggggggatgacTATCAGAAATACAaaatgatacagcagaaaaagttgaaaaaattgttttaaaataaacgtttattttgaaagcgaacagaaatctgcacccccgccatgaaaagcacccctctCGGGAGagcgtttctaattaaagttagatAAGTCAAATAtcaggggtgcagatttaggcactactatagtgctaaattcagcacccccgccaggaaaaaccccccactctttctttttccttttttcttacgAGTCAGtatagcttagaacagtatcttgggtatttccttttgttttttaactaaagttaaagccaagaacaCGTAAGTGCGTGcacctgagagagggtgcttttcctggcaggggtgctgaattcagcacaactcCAGCTTTACACGCGAGGTCAGTTACAAGAGCAATAAttcgcaacaataacaatatagcCAAATTTAacccaaataaaatattattttaaatattagatgATAACTAAtcagttttttgtcatatgtgtATTTGTCATATGTATGTAATTCAGACAATTCAGACAATTCAGTCATGCACGCATGATATTTTCTAACCACAGtgaatgtaatgtggagtaacatgtttaggttgtaaagtcactttggattggttggatttaactaataaacacaagtacagaaaaatgtatttgattgttttaagtcactatagggtgggctttgattcattttagcaaatgtgtccattccccccccccccccagcggagagagtgcgcatttgtagcgcagaaaaacgggccaaagagtctaaaagcagagagggtgcgcatttctagcgcagaaaaaacggggcaaaagagtctaaaagcggagagagtgcgcatttctagcacagaaaaacagaccaaagagtctaaaagttgccgtaattaaggagtttaatattaagagacatcatgaaatgaaacatcaatttgaaaaatcttagtttacacaacactgtcaaagataaa encodes:
- the si:ch73-139j3.4 gene encoding CD82 antigen — protein: MKAEDKLQILIFLLMLVNSLFVILGLSLFGCSIWIIFDKNNFITVLSTEDEIEVVAGGLFVIGLVIVGVSMLGCVGVYLENRCFIAVYMGMLFAIILGQVFITLLLLVKRNKIEAFLTESFDAIITGYGVNDTQTTWDLLDSVQQSAQCCGRRNASDWEMNFLIQTLNRMDVYPCSCFNGSCPVVSELSSEMYPFGMGSEIYSTGCGVKLRDWSETNIFVIVGMDLGLVAIQILQFVLGFHIYQNIGLKMKNRYPKNLLSTVKETPAPEPDLQQSNLEYQQPANHDYDQQLHSSDYDQEYAGASYQYQDQHYQHHPDPEDTSHLFDQQHHSAYAQEDSREAYDQYQHHHHHEPEPTSYDYDYKPDYNPDQNHTGQNYGQTGQNYDQTGQNYSQTGQNYGQTGQNYNQYQDSYYQHNTDQPYPQTGHHNQGFVHDSGNHFDD